One Streptomyces hundungensis DNA segment encodes these proteins:
- a CDS encoding alpha/beta fold hydrolase, whose translation MGRFLRWGGVAHHVVVEGAGPVVVLSAGLGMSWFDWDPVMPLLAPHHTVVRFDRPGHGLSGPAVAPPTAAGEAGRIAGLLDGLGLPGPVTVVGHSIAGFHAEAFARLHPSRTAGLLLVDSSVEERARPPAALPARLALARAAGSLLGHAGAPAALGPAARRAVVRASRTGGGDPAPRDLVRLCYRGGRVWRGLLLENATYGSVAAELLCLRRELELPACPATVLAGGAGGPRWVRRQRGLAGVLGARFAVAEGAGHLLMLDAPGSLAGLL comes from the coding sequence GTGGGGAGGTTTCTGCGCTGGGGTGGGGTGGCGCACCATGTGGTGGTCGAGGGGGCCGGGCCGGTGGTGGTGCTCAGCGCGGGCCTCGGGATGAGCTGGTTCGACTGGGATCCGGTGATGCCGTTGCTCGCCCCCCACCACACGGTCGTACGCTTCGACCGCCCCGGGCACGGCCTTTCCGGGCCGGCCGTGGCGCCGCCGACCGCCGCGGGGGAGGCGGGGCGGATCGCGGGGCTCCTGGACGGGCTGGGCCTGCCCGGTCCCGTGACGGTGGTCGGCCACTCCATCGCGGGGTTCCACGCGGAGGCCTTCGCACGGCTGCATCCCTCCCGCACGGCGGGGCTCCTCCTGGTCGACTCCAGCGTCGAGGAGCGCGCTCGGCCGCCGGCCGCCCTTCCCGCGCGGCTCGCCCTCGCCCGCGCGGCGGGCTCCCTGCTCGGCCACGCCGGCGCGCCCGCCGCGCTGGGCCCCGCGGCCCGCCGCGCCGTGGTCCGCGCGTCGCGTACGGGCGGGGGTGATCCGGCTCCGCGGGATCTGGTGCGGCTCTGCTATCGGGGTGGGCGGGTGTGGCGTGGCCTGCTGCTGGAGAACGCGACGTACGGGTCGGTGGCGGCCGAACTTCTGTGTTTGCGGCGGGAGTTGGAGCTGCCGGCCTGCCCCGCTACGGTGCTGGCGGGTGGGGCCGGCGGGCCGCGCTGGGTTCGGCGTCAGCGGGGCCTTGCGGGGGTGCTGGGGGCGAGGTTCGCGGTCGCGGAGGGCGCGGGGCATCTGCTGATGCTGGACGCGCCGGGGTCGCTGGCGGGGCTCCTCTAA
- a CDS encoding S53 family peptidase, which yields MAATLPLLAGALALGIPSAQAADPVPGGRAALAGTQPTWATGSADQGAASASTKVDARVYLAGRDAKGLDAYAAAVSDPRSPSYGKYLSTAQAQQRFGATQEQIDAVTQWLKSSGLTVTGSNQHYISVSGDVAAAQKAFATQLHNYRKGNRTYRAPAKNASAPNALAGAVLTVTGLDNAPHKATHQDTLPGPGAGFRNAGPFSTYYGSNVAKTLPDAYGGKVPYAVHGYTGQQLRAAYGAGEYTGKGVTVAITDAYASPTMASDAAQYAKRNGDKPYKTGQYTEVLPADYNSTEACDASGWYGEESLDVEAVHAVAPDANIVYVGGASCNDPDLLDALNKVVDRHLADIVSNSWGDIEANETPDVAAAYDQTFKLGAIEGIGFYFSSGDNGDEVANTGKKQVDTPANSAWVTAVGGTSLAVGKNDKYQFETGWGTEKASLSADGKSWVNFPGAYTSGAGGGTSSTVKQPFYQRHVVPDALAKANGATRMRTVPDIAAVADPNTGFLVGQTQSWPDKSVKYDEYRIGGTSLAAPVIAGVQALAQQAQRSPIGFANPSIYARFDSRLYHDVTDHPLGAARDLAVARVDFANSVDASGGLLTSVRSLGKDSSLVATRGYDDVTGVGSPAPGYVASYTNPFRR from the coding sequence ATGGCAGCGACACTGCCACTGCTCGCCGGCGCGCTCGCCCTCGGCATACCGTCCGCCCAGGCGGCCGACCCGGTCCCCGGCGGACGGGCCGCCCTCGCGGGCACCCAGCCCACCTGGGCCACCGGCTCCGCCGACCAGGGCGCCGCATCCGCATCCACCAAGGTCGACGCCCGGGTGTACCTCGCCGGGCGGGATGCGAAGGGCCTCGACGCGTACGCCGCGGCCGTGTCCGACCCGCGGTCGCCGTCGTACGGCAAGTACCTCAGCACCGCGCAGGCGCAGCAGCGCTTCGGCGCCACCCAGGAGCAGATCGACGCGGTCACCCAGTGGCTGAAGTCGTCCGGGCTGACCGTCACGGGCTCCAACCAGCACTACATCTCGGTCTCCGGTGACGTCGCCGCCGCGCAGAAGGCGTTCGCGACCCAGCTCCACAACTACCGCAAGGGCAACCGGACTTACCGGGCGCCCGCGAAGAACGCGTCGGCGCCGAACGCGCTCGCCGGCGCCGTTCTGACGGTGACGGGTCTGGACAACGCGCCGCACAAGGCGACCCACCAGGACACCCTTCCGGGTCCGGGCGCCGGCTTCCGCAACGCGGGACCGTTCTCCACGTACTACGGCTCCAACGTCGCCAAGACGCTGCCGGACGCGTACGGCGGCAAGGTCCCGTACGCCGTGCACGGCTACACCGGCCAGCAGCTGCGGGCCGCGTACGGCGCGGGCGAGTACACCGGCAAGGGCGTGACGGTGGCGATCACCGACGCGTACGCCTCGCCGACCATGGCCTCGGACGCCGCCCAGTACGCCAAGCGCAACGGTGACAAGCCCTACAAGACGGGCCAGTACACCGAGGTGCTCCCGGCGGACTACAACAGCACGGAGGCGTGTGACGCGTCCGGCTGGTACGGCGAGGAGTCCCTGGACGTCGAAGCCGTGCACGCGGTCGCGCCCGACGCGAACATCGTGTACGTGGGCGGCGCGTCCTGCAACGACCCGGATCTGCTCGACGCCCTCAACAAGGTCGTCGACCGGCACCTGGCCGACATCGTCTCCAACTCGTGGGGCGACATCGAGGCCAACGAGACCCCGGACGTCGCGGCGGCGTACGACCAGACGTTCAAGCTCGGCGCGATCGAGGGCATCGGCTTCTACTTCTCCTCCGGCGACAACGGCGACGAGGTCGCCAACACCGGCAAGAAGCAGGTCGACACCCCGGCCAACTCGGCGTGGGTGACGGCGGTCGGCGGCACCTCGCTGGCGGTCGGCAAGAACGACAAGTACCAGTTCGAGACCGGCTGGGGCACCGAGAAGGCCAGCCTGTCCGCCGACGGCAAGAGCTGGGTGAACTTCCCCGGCGCGTACACCAGCGGCGCGGGCGGCGGCACCAGCTCCACGGTGAAGCAGCCGTTCTACCAGCGTCACGTCGTGCCGGACGCGCTGGCGAAGGCGAACGGTGCGACCCGGATGCGTACGGTTCCGGACATCGCGGCCGTGGCCGACCCCAACACCGGGTTCCTGGTGGGCCAGACGCAGTCGTGGCCCGACAAGTCGGTGAAGTACGACGAGTACCGCATCGGCGGCACCTCGCTGGCCGCGCCGGTCATCGCGGGCGTCCAGGCGCTCGCCCAGCAGGCGCAGCGCTCCCCGATCGGGTTCGCGAACCCGTCGATCTACGCGCGCTTCGACTCCCGGCTCTACCACGACGTGACGGACCACCCGCTGGGTGCGGCCCGTGACCTCGCGGTCGCCCGGGTCGACTTCGCCAACAGCGTCGACGCGTCGGGCGGGCTGCTCACGTCCGTGCGGTCGCTCGGCAAGGACAGTTCGCTGGTGGCGACGCGGGGGTACGACGACGTGACGGGGGTGGGTTCGCCCGCGCCCGGCTATGTGGCGTCGTACACCAACCCGTTCCGCCGCTGA
- a CDS encoding DUF305 domain-containing protein: MVFAAAAVLVSSGGNGSAAEAKPRTPEATSADAGFARDMATHHQQAVEMSFIVRDRTSDEEVRRLAYDIANTQANQRGMMLGWLDLWGLPKNEASQAPMAWMGMAMEPGADGALMPGMATNADLNRLRGLGGRDAEVLYLQLMTEHHKGGIHMAEGCVRRCTVGPEKRLAQGMVDSQHSEIDLMAQMLRKRGVTPKTN, encoded by the coding sequence ATGGTGTTCGCGGCGGCCGCGGTGCTCGTCTCCTCGGGCGGCAACGGAAGCGCCGCCGAGGCCAAACCCCGTACCCCTGAGGCAACTTCGGCCGACGCGGGGTTCGCGCGCGACATGGCGACGCACCACCAGCAGGCGGTGGAGATGTCCTTCATCGTGCGCGACCGCACCTCGGACGAGGAGGTACGGCGCCTCGCGTACGACATCGCCAACACCCAGGCCAACCAGCGGGGCATGATGCTCGGCTGGCTCGACCTGTGGGGTTTGCCGAAGAACGAGGCGTCCCAGGCGCCGATGGCCTGGATGGGCATGGCGATGGAGCCGGGCGCCGACGGCGCGCTGATGCCGGGCATGGCCACCAACGCCGACCTGAACCGGCTGCGGGGGCTCGGCGGCCGGGACGCCGAGGTGCTCTACCTCCAGCTGATGACCGAGCACCACAAGGGCGGCATCCACATGGCCGAGGGGTGTGTACGGCGCTGCACGGTGGGCCCGGAGAAGCGGCTGGCCCAGGGCATGGTCGACTCCCAGCACTCCGAAATCGACCTCATGGCGCAGATGCTGAGGAAAAGGGGCGTAACGCCGAAAACCAACTGA
- a CDS encoding DUF3105 domain-containing protein has protein sequence MTMQDDYHASRRAHIEEQQRNRQARRRRETIVAISSVTAAVLVVAGLVGFGVYKFSTMKDSGSTSAAPRTEPSARGSGDASGQGSGDAGAPIAGEKDWDTKKLTRNHVTTPVRYPMTPPVGGDHAAVWMNCGGVVYQKPVPDVNAVHSLEHGAVWVTYTDKASAADVKKLGGKVSVTPYSLMSPYQDQAGAIMLSAWGKQLTVDSADDPRVNQFFTRYVEGPQTPEPGAPCTGGLDER, from the coding sequence ATGACCATGCAGGACGACTACCACGCCTCCCGCAGGGCCCACATAGAGGAGCAGCAGCGCAACCGGCAGGCCCGGCGCCGGCGCGAGACGATCGTGGCGATCAGCTCCGTCACCGCGGCCGTGCTCGTCGTCGCGGGCCTGGTGGGCTTCGGGGTGTACAAGTTCAGCACCATGAAGGACAGCGGCAGCACGAGTGCCGCGCCCCGGACGGAGCCGTCGGCGCGGGGGTCCGGTGACGCGTCGGGGCAGGGGTCCGGCGACGCGGGCGCACCGATCGCCGGCGAGAAGGACTGGGACACCAAGAAGCTGACCCGCAACCATGTGACGACTCCGGTGCGGTACCCCATGACGCCCCCGGTGGGCGGCGACCACGCCGCGGTGTGGATGAACTGCGGCGGCGTCGTCTACCAGAAGCCGGTTCCTGATGTGAACGCGGTGCACTCCCTGGAACATGGCGCGGTGTGGGTGACCTACACGGACAAGGCGTCCGCCGCCGATGTGAAGAAGCTGGGCGGCAAGGTGTCCGTGACGCCGTACTCGCTGATGAGCCCCTACCAGGACCAGGCCGGGGCGATCATGCTCAGCGCCTGGGGCAAGCAGCTCACCGTGGACAGCGCGGACGACCCCCGGGTGAACCAGTTCTTCACCCGGTACGTGGAGGGCCCCCAGACGCCCGAGCCCGGCGCCCCGTGCACCGGCGGGCTGGATGAGCGGTGA
- a CDS encoding glutamine synthetase family protein — protein MDKQQEFVLRTLEERDIRFVRLWFTDVLGFLKSVAVAPAELEQAFDEGIGFDGSAIEGFARVYESDMIARPDPSTFQILPWRAEAPGTARMFCDIRMPDGSPSFADPRFVLKRILAKTSDLGFTFYTHPEIEFFLLKDKPLDGTRPVPADNSGYFDHTPQNVGMDFRRQAITMLESMGISVEFSHHEGAPGQQEIDLRYADALSTADNIMTFRLVMKQVALEQGVQATFMPKPFSEYPGSGMHTHLSLFEGDRNAFYESGAEYQLSKVGRSFIAGLLKHAAEIAAVTNQWVNSYKRIWGGSERTAGAGGEAPSYICWGHNNRSALIRVPMYKPGKTGSSRIEVRSLDSGCNPYLAYALLLAAGLKGIEEGYELPAGADDDVWALTDAERRAMGIEPLPQNLGEAITLMERSELVAETLGEHVFDFFLRNKKQEWEEYRSEVTAFELRKNLPVL, from the coding sequence ATGGACAAGCAGCAGGAGTTCGTGCTCCGGACTCTCGAGGAGCGCGACATCCGGTTCGTGCGCCTGTGGTTCACCGATGTGCTGGGCTTTTTGAAGTCGGTGGCGGTCGCCCCGGCCGAGCTGGAGCAGGCCTTCGACGAGGGGATCGGCTTCGACGGCTCGGCGATCGAGGGCTTCGCCCGCGTCTACGAGTCCGACATGATCGCCCGCCCGGACCCGTCCACCTTCCAGATCCTGCCCTGGCGTGCCGAGGCCCCCGGCACGGCCCGGATGTTCTGCGACATCCGGATGCCGGACGGCTCCCCGTCCTTCGCGGACCCGCGCTTCGTCCTCAAGCGCATCCTGGCCAAGACCTCCGACCTCGGGTTCACCTTCTACACCCACCCCGAGATCGAGTTCTTCCTCCTGAAGGACAAGCCGCTCGACGGCACGCGCCCCGTCCCGGCGGACAACTCGGGCTACTTCGACCACACCCCGCAGAACGTCGGCATGGACTTCCGCCGCCAGGCCATCACCATGCTCGAATCCATGGGCATCTCGGTCGAGTTCAGCCACCACGAGGGGGCGCCGGGCCAGCAGGAGATCGACCTGCGGTACGCGGACGCGCTGTCCACGGCCGACAACATCATGACCTTCCGCCTGGTCATGAAGCAGGTGGCCCTGGAGCAGGGCGTCCAGGCCACTTTCATGCCGAAGCCGTTCTCGGAGTACCCGGGCTCGGGCATGCACACCCACCTCTCCCTCTTCGAGGGCGACCGGAACGCGTTCTACGAGTCGGGTGCCGAGTACCAACTCTCCAAGGTGGGCCGCTCCTTCATCGCGGGCCTCCTCAAGCACGCCGCCGAGATCGCCGCGGTCACCAACCAGTGGGTCAACTCCTACAAGCGCATCTGGGGCGGCTCGGAGCGCACGGCGGGCGCCGGCGGCGAGGCGCCCTCGTACATCTGCTGGGGCCACAACAACCGCTCGGCCCTGATCCGGGTCCCCATGTACAAGCCCGGCAAGACCGGCTCCTCCCGCATCGAGGTCCGCTCCCTCGACTCGGGCTGCAACCCCTACCTCGCCTACGCCCTCCTCCTCGCGGCGGGCCTCAAGGGCATCGAAGAGGGCTACGAACTCCCCGCGGGCGCCGACGACGACGTCTGGGCCCTCACCGACGCCGAACGCCGAGCGATGGGCATCGAACCCCTCCCGCAGAACCTGGGCGAGGCGATCACCCTGATGGAACGCAGCGAACTGGTAGCCGAAACCCTGGGCGAGCACGTCTTCGACTTCTTCCTGCGCAACAAGAAGCAGGAGTGGGAGGAGTACCGCAGCGAGGTCACGGCGTTTGAGCTGCGGAAGAACCTGCCGGTGCTGTAG
- a CDS encoding site-specific integrase — protein MAGHIQDRWYKTETNSVGKTVRTRTDRYGSGLRYRARYIGPDGTEKAKSFPDGQKRLAEQWLTKIKADMDGGRYIDPKAGRTTFRQYAEKWLNSQTTDPTTREPVGVQIRRHAIPYLGSRPLGTFKPEHIRDWLAELERSVPASSYRRVIFASVSGVFTAAVEDDHLHRNPCKASTVHAPGPNNRRVVPWTAERTFAVRAALPEQYRAAVDLGAGCGLRQGEIFGLPVDEIGFDTGWLHVGCQVKVSGGKLVFGLPKRNKERDVPLADSVAHALKKHMDTYPPVEVTLPWQRPDGPPVTKRLLFVRPDGGGAVRRTDFNTRYWKSALVTAGVIPEPKPGERHQAAREHGMHALRHFYASVLLDAGENIKALSSYLGHTDPGFTLRVYTHLLPSSEGRSRNAVDAVFHPAASASDGPQTAQP, from the coding sequence ATGGCAGGCCACATCCAAGACCGCTGGTACAAGACCGAAACCAACTCCGTCGGCAAGACCGTCCGCACCAGGACCGACCGTTACGGCAGCGGTTTGCGCTACCGGGCCCGGTACATCGGCCCTGACGGCACCGAGAAGGCAAAGAGCTTCCCTGACGGGCAAAAGCGCCTCGCTGAACAGTGGTTGACGAAGATCAAGGCCGATATGGATGGCGGCCGGTACATCGACCCCAAGGCTGGCCGGACCACCTTCCGCCAGTACGCCGAGAAATGGCTCAACTCACAGACGACCGATCCCACCACGCGAGAGCCTGTAGGCGTTCAGATCAGGCGCCATGCCATCCCGTACCTGGGTTCCCGACCGCTCGGCACCTTCAAGCCCGAGCACATCCGCGATTGGCTCGCCGAACTGGAGCGATCCGTGCCCGCGTCGTCTTACCGCCGCGTAATCTTCGCGAGCGTGTCCGGAGTGTTCACTGCGGCCGTGGAAGACGACCACCTGCACCGAAACCCCTGCAAGGCCAGCACGGTTCACGCGCCCGGCCCCAACAACCGGCGCGTCGTCCCCTGGACTGCTGAGCGCACGTTCGCGGTGCGCGCTGCACTCCCCGAGCAGTATCGCGCCGCTGTCGACCTGGGCGCCGGATGCGGTCTGCGACAGGGGGAGATCTTCGGGCTGCCGGTCGATGAAATCGGGTTCGATACCGGTTGGCTGCACGTCGGGTGTCAGGTGAAGGTGTCGGGCGGGAAGCTCGTGTTCGGCCTGCCGAAGCGCAACAAGGAACGTGACGTGCCGCTCGCTGATTCCGTGGCGCACGCACTCAAAAAACACATGGATACCTACCCGCCGGTGGAGGTCACGTTGCCGTGGCAGCGTCCTGACGGACCGCCAGTGACCAAGCGGCTGTTGTTCGTTCGCCCCGACGGGGGCGGCGCCGTACGGCGAACGGACTTCAACACGCGTTACTGGAAGTCCGCGCTGGTGACGGCCGGGGTTATCCCCGAGCCCAAGCCGGGCGAGCGGCACCAGGCCGCTCGCGAGCACGGGATGCACGCGCTGAGGCACTTCTACGCGTCGGTGCTTCTGGACGCCGGCGAGAACATCAAGGCTCTGAGCAGCTATCTGGGCCACACCGACCCCGGCTTCACGCTGCGGGTGTACACGCACCTGTTGCCGAGCAGTGAGGGACGTAGCCGCAATGCCGTCGACGCGGTGTTCCATCCCGCCGCTTCGGCGTCCGACGGCCCACAGACGGCCCAGCCGTAG
- a CDS encoding helix-turn-helix domain-containing protein: MTDACVTGDADPEPLRHPKPQVNGSGDADDAMTQKSPLRTAQPTTPAKAPPRRHRMRPPPVIDTLRNGIPDRYLTPEDIAAIFEVPKETVYQWRKKRVGPPGFRIGKHVRYDPAEVLTYVAERKNADRDAA; encoded by the coding sequence ATGACGGACGCCTGCGTCACCGGTGACGCAGACCCCGAACCCCTGCGTCACCCGAAACCGCAGGTCAACGGCTCAGGTGACGCGGATGACGCGATGACGCAGAAATCCCCGCTTCGGACAGCACAGCCCACGACACCGGCGAAAGCCCCGCCAAGGAGGCATCGCATGCGCCCGCCACCAGTCATCGACACGCTCCGGAACGGAATCCCGGACCGCTACCTCACGCCCGAGGACATCGCCGCGATTTTCGAAGTGCCCAAGGAAACCGTCTACCAGTGGCGCAAGAAGCGCGTCGGGCCGCCCGGGTTCCGGATCGGCAAGCACGTCCGCTACGACCCCGCCGAAGTGCTCACCTACGTAGCCGAACGCAAGAACGCCGACCGCGACGCTGCTTGA
- a CDS encoding bifunctional DNA primase/polymerase, whose protein sequence is MTQPTDIRRERTQGPSCPSMCDLVTTALEVARTGLPVLPLRQGKVPFGNCRTCANNACGGRPNMKNAGPCQCPDVCHAWAAATTDPNVISSPAWGRAWRRAVSVAYHPGGAGLTVVDLDTPAAVAWARDILPPTRTVPTTRGEHWLYQGAMRSVNGVRAGVDIKSTMAYARWRGHGTGTLTALPDTVRALVAKSAPALRPQVVAVAALAGGGECPHRTPAFLERGIAMAEERISEARSTVHTTVYRTFLAVLSTHGRCGCLTDAHVARLFAAAQAKGESARHCADAWANARTALGM, encoded by the coding sequence ATGACGCAACCCACCGACATCCGGCGAGAGCGCACTCAGGGCCCATCCTGCCCTTCCATGTGCGATCTGGTGACCACGGCGCTCGAAGTGGCCCGTACGGGCCTGCCGGTACTGCCCCTGCGACAAGGCAAGGTCCCGTTCGGGAACTGCCGCACCTGCGCCAACAACGCGTGCGGCGGACGCCCGAACATGAAGAACGCGGGCCCCTGCCAGTGCCCCGACGTGTGCCACGCGTGGGCCGCAGCGACCACCGACCCGAACGTCATCAGCTCCCCGGCATGGGGGCGGGCGTGGCGCCGGGCGGTCAGCGTCGCGTACCACCCGGGAGGTGCCGGGCTCACGGTGGTCGACCTCGATACGCCGGCCGCCGTGGCCTGGGCCCGTGACATCCTTCCGCCCACCCGGACCGTGCCCACCACGCGTGGGGAGCACTGGCTCTACCAGGGCGCCATGCGGTCGGTGAACGGGGTCCGGGCTGGAGTCGACATCAAGTCCACGATGGCCTATGCCCGTTGGCGCGGACACGGAACCGGCACCCTCACCGCCCTGCCGGACACCGTGCGCGCGCTGGTCGCGAAGTCTGCCCCAGCTCTGCGCCCGCAGGTCGTCGCCGTGGCCGCGCTGGCCGGGGGCGGGGAGTGCCCTCACCGCACGCCCGCCTTCCTGGAACGCGGTATTGCCATGGCGGAGGAGCGCATCTCCGAGGCCCGGAGCACCGTGCACACGACGGTGTACCGGACGTTCCTCGCGGTGCTGTCCACGCACGGGCGGTGCGGGTGCCTCACCGACGCCCACGTGGCCCGCCTGTTCGCCGCCGCTCAGGCCAAGGGCGAGAGCGCCCGGCACTGCGCGGATGCGTGGGCCAACGCCCGCACGGCGCTGGGGATGTGA
- a CDS encoding FtsK/SpoIIIE domain-containing protein: MAFNAVHFTKNPTGASVEPSGAPGVAVAALDAEKPSVPLWVRSGRAVRGAVTHEHTRTAGRLAVRHSMYALGGARIVARRTWEGRTATRYERMLRAAEASGNYEVAAEWEERGQRFREARHRRRMDLLTAPVDAAKSVLVGTGMGIGSLVALGVVLAIANKDAADVVTPLMAVVELVRLLVVIVTVVWGPAVTIGPFLALLALWAVGRHQQAAPNWALPAAVRNGEGEPITPSIVVKALRDLGVPALGRAIKEMGDAGASMLGPIRIAGCGVEVDVTLPSGVSTNEVQNRRRKLAENLSRHEHEVFITIPQAARTVRLWVADSGALDEPIGPSPLVTDETMTADYAKGRAPWGQDLRGDAAAISLYQRHLLITGLSNQGKTVALRSLALWVALDRSVQFLMGDLKGVGDWAMFEGLAKVLIQGPTDDHVIRVTEMVESAVDEMNRRLQAPPGTVFPALIVLVDEAQVAFMCPVKDDEKRPYGGSKANSRYFMAVRKIHNQGRAVNVLMWQGTQDPTDQNLPKLVREGAHTRASLALGTESQARMALGDKAVDGGAAPNLLRPGLDRGTLVVASDGIAIPAGQASITVRTHYIDDDAAVAITDRAKALRDGVTTVTVIERGEERDPLADIASVVGTAERVRTKDVLARLAARNADAYGKWSFLDLKRVLDGTGAEPYKSDGVMVVARDRVARALANRDDDGSASAA; this comes from the coding sequence GTGGCTTTCAACGCCGTTCATTTCACGAAGAACCCCACCGGCGCCTCTGTGGAGCCGTCCGGTGCGCCGGGCGTTGCTGTAGCAGCGCTGGACGCTGAAAAGCCGTCTGTGCCCCTGTGGGTGCGCTCCGGGCGTGCCGTACGCGGTGCGGTCACCCACGAACACACCCGCACCGCTGGGCGGTTGGCGGTGCGCCACAGCATGTACGCGCTCGGCGGCGCCCGTATCGTGGCCCGCCGCACGTGGGAGGGCCGCACCGCCACCCGCTACGAACGCATGCTCCGCGCCGCCGAAGCATCCGGGAACTACGAGGTGGCGGCCGAGTGGGAGGAGCGCGGGCAGCGCTTCCGTGAGGCCCGACACCGCCGCCGCATGGACCTGCTCACCGCTCCTGTCGATGCCGCCAAGAGCGTGCTCGTGGGTACCGGCATGGGCATCGGGTCGCTGGTCGCGCTCGGGGTGGTGCTGGCCATCGCCAACAAGGACGCCGCCGACGTGGTCACCCCGCTGATGGCCGTGGTCGAACTGGTCCGGCTGCTCGTGGTCATCGTCACCGTGGTGTGGGGTCCGGCTGTCACGATCGGCCCGTTCCTCGCGCTGCTCGCCCTGTGGGCGGTCGGCCGGCACCAGCAAGCCGCCCCGAACTGGGCCCTGCCCGCCGCTGTCCGCAACGGTGAGGGTGAGCCGATCACTCCGTCCATCGTCGTCAAGGCACTGCGCGACCTCGGTGTGCCCGCACTGGGCAGGGCTATCAAGGAGATGGGCGACGCCGGGGCGTCGATGCTCGGACCGATCCGGATCGCCGGGTGCGGCGTCGAAGTCGACGTGACCTTGCCGTCCGGGGTGTCGACGAACGAGGTTCAGAACCGGCGCCGCAAGCTCGCCGAGAACCTGTCCCGGCATGAGCACGAAGTGTTCATCACCATCCCGCAAGCCGCCCGCACGGTGCGCCTGTGGGTCGCTGACAGTGGCGCGCTGGATGAGCCGATCGGCCCGTCCCCGCTGGTCACGGACGAGACGATGACCGCCGACTACGCCAAGGGCCGCGCCCCCTGGGGACAAGACCTGCGCGGGGATGCGGCGGCCATCAGCCTGTATCAGCGCCACCTGCTGATCACGGGCCTGTCGAACCAGGGCAAGACTGTCGCGCTGCGCTCGCTCGCCCTGTGGGTCGCGCTGGACCGGTCGGTGCAGTTCCTCATGGGTGACCTCAAGGGCGTGGGCGACTGGGCCATGTTCGAGGGACTGGCCAAGGTCCTAATCCAGGGACCTACCGATGACCACGTCATCCGGGTCACGGAGATGGTCGAGAGCGCGGTGGATGAGATGAACCGCCGCCTCCAGGCCCCGCCCGGCACCGTGTTCCCCGCCCTGATCGTCCTGGTCGATGAGGCGCAGGTGGCGTTCATGTGCCCGGTCAAGGACGACGAGAAGCGCCCCTATGGCGGCTCGAAGGCCAACTCCCGGTACTTCATGGCCGTCCGCAAGATTCACAATCAGGGGCGTGCGGTCAACGTCCTGATGTGGCAAGGCACCCAGGACCCCACCGACCAGAACCTTCCCAAGCTCGTGCGCGAAGGCGCCCACACCCGGGCATCCCTCGCGCTCGGCACCGAGTCTCAGGCCCGCATGGCGCTTGGAGACAAGGCGGTTGACGGTGGCGCCGCCCCGAACCTGCTCCGTCCGGGGCTCGACCGGGGAACGCTGGTCGTCGCGTCCGACGGCATCGCCATTCCCGCGGGGCAGGCCTCGATCACGGTGCGCACGCACTACATCGACGACGACGCGGCCGTGGCCATCACTGACCGCGCGAAGGCCCTGCGCGATGGCGTCACCACGGTGACCGTGATCGAGCGGGGTGAGGAGCGTGACCCGCTCGCCGACATCGCTTCCGTGGTCGGGACAGCCGAGCGGGTCCGCACCAAGGACGTCCTCGCCCGGCTCGCCGCCCGCAACGCGGACGCCTACGGCAAGTGGTCCTTCCTCGACCTCAAGCGCGTTCTCGATGGGACCGGGGCTGAGCCCTACAAGTCCGATGGCGTCATGGTCGTCGCCCGTGACCGGGTCGCCCGGGCGCTCGCCAACCGCGACGACGACGGTTCCGCTTCCGCCGCATAG
- a CDS encoding RRQRL motif-containing zinc-binding protein has product MGAAYAKCFDPSGARYGIPTFPWKFAPDGYATRRQLRALGLRPGGQPVAGQVMRRSRRRASGVSVAFLYRVELALPVRPMTSRKWGALALAMLARRTCPECRMDAGYVIPPSLGMCVTCAYPADAAA; this is encoded by the coding sequence ATGGGCGCCGCGTACGCGAAGTGCTTCGACCCGTCCGGCGCCCGCTACGGGATACCGACGTTCCCGTGGAAGTTCGCCCCGGACGGCTACGCCACCCGCCGACAGTTGCGCGCCCTGGGGCTTCGCCCTGGTGGTCAGCCGGTCGCCGGACAGGTCATGCGCCGCTCTCGCCGCCGGGCGTCGGGGGTGAGTGTGGCGTTCCTGTACCGGGTCGAACTGGCCCTGCCGGTCCGTCCGATGACGTCGCGGAAGTGGGGCGCGCTCGCTTTGGCGATGCTCGCCCGCCGCACCTGCCCCGAGTGCCGCATGGATGCCGGGTACGTCATCCCGCCCTCGCTCGGCATGTGTGTGACCTGCGCTTATCCCGCTGATGCCGCCGCTTGA